Genomic DNA from Thiosocius teredinicola:
GCGCCTTGAGCAACGCGCTCGACAACGACCGCCTCCATCATGCCTATCTGTTCACCGGCACCCGCGGGGTCGGTAAGACAACGCTGGCGCGCATTCTGTCGAAATCGCTGAACTGCGAGACCGGCGTGAGCGCGACACCGTGCGGCGAGTGCAGTGTGTGCCGCGAAGTAGACGAGGGGCGTTTTGTCGATCTGCTCGAAGTGGATGCCGCGTCGAAGACCGGCGTGGATGACACCCGCGAGCTGCTCGAGAACGTGCCGTATGCGCCGGTTCGCGGACGCTACAAGGTGTACCTGATCGACGAGGTGCACATGTTCTCCGGACACAGCTTCAATGCCTTGCTGAAGACGCTCGAAGAACCGCCGCCGCATGTGAAGTTTTTGCTGGCAACGACCGACCCGCAGAAGGTGCCGGTTACGGTGCTTTCGCGTTGCCTGCAGTTCAATCTCAAGCGTCTGCCCGTCGAACAGATCGAAGGACAGTTCAAGCATATCCTCGACGCCGAAAAGGTCGATTACGAGGCGCCGGCCTTGGCGGTGCTGGCGCGCGCGGCCGACGGCAGTATGCGCGACGGACTGAGCCTGCTCGACCAGGCGATCGCGTTCGGTGGCGGCGCGGTGAAGGGCGACGAAGTGCGCGCGATGCTCGGCGTGGTCGCGACCGAGCGTCTGCCCGGCATGGTCGATGCCGTCTACCGCGGCGATGCGCAGGGCGTGATGGCCGAGGTCGAGGCGGTAGCCGAACACGCGCCCGATTTCAGCGGGTTGCTGCGCGAGCTGCTGACCGTGTTGCACCGTATCGCCGTGCTGCAGCAGGTGCCGTCGGCCGCACAGGCCGGGTGGGGCGATACCGAGCGCTTGCGGACCCTGGCCAAGTCGATCCCGCCGGAAGACATACAGTTGTATTACCAGATCGCGCTGGTCGGACAACGCGATCTCCCGCTGGCGCCGGATGCGCGCAGCGGTTTCGAGATGGTTCTGCTGCGCATGCTGGCGTTCCGGCCGGACGCTGCCGGAGTTGGTGCGGATGGCGCAGCGGGTGCGCGGGCGCAGCCTGCGAATTCACCGACGCGACAGCCGCGAGCTGCACCGCCCGCGTCTGCCCCGGCCGCTGCGACGGCTTCGGTCGCACCGGGCGTCACCGAACAGCCGTCTGAACAGGCGATGGAAAAGCCATCGCAAGCGGCGCCGCGCGCGAAGGTCTCGCTGGATGCCGGCGACATGGCCGACTGGCACGGCTTCGTGCTCAAACTGGGCCTGAAAGGCATGGCCGCGCAGCTCGCCAACAACTGTGCGTTCGACCGCCTGGACGGCAAGCAGCTCTGCCTGCGGGTGGACAACGCGGGTGCCGGAATGATCGGCAGTCTCGCCGAACGCAGGCTGCAGGAGGCTGTCGAATCAGCCGTCGGCCAGCCGATCGTGCTGCAGCTCGAGGTGGGGGATCTGCCTGCGGAAACCCCCGCCCAGCGTGACGCGCGTGAGAAAGTCGCGCGCCAGAAAGCCACCGAGGCCGACATCTCCGCCGACCCCTTGGTGTTGGGCATGCAGGATACATTTGACGCCGAAGTCGTGCCGGATTCGGTTCGGCAGCTGGATTAACGCAACGCGAGAGGTTTTGTGATGAAAGGACCTATGGGTAACCTGATGCGCCAGGCGCAGAAGATGCAGGCCGACCTGCAGAAGGCGCAGGAAGAACTGGCGAATGCCGAAGTCACCGGCGAAGCGGGTGGTGGCATGGTCAAGGTGACCATGAACGGTCGCCACGAAGTGCGTCGCGTGCAGATCGACGACAGCCTGATGGGAGACGA
This window encodes:
- the dnaX gene encoding DNA polymerase III subunit gamma/tau, translating into MSYQVLARKWRPRSFAEMVGQEHVVRALSNALDNDRLHHAYLFTGTRGVGKTTLARILSKSLNCETGVSATPCGECSVCREVDEGRFVDLLEVDAASKTGVDDTRELLENVPYAPVRGRYKVYLIDEVHMFSGHSFNALLKTLEEPPPHVKFLLATTDPQKVPVTVLSRCLQFNLKRLPVEQIEGQFKHILDAEKVDYEAPALAVLARAADGSMRDGLSLLDQAIAFGGGAVKGDEVRAMLGVVATERLPGMVDAVYRGDAQGVMAEVEAVAEHAPDFSGLLRELLTVLHRIAVLQQVPSAAQAGWGDTERLRTLAKSIPPEDIQLYYQIALVGQRDLPLAPDARSGFEMVLLRMLAFRPDAAGVGADGAAGARAQPANSPTRQPRAAPPASAPAAATASVAPGVTEQPSEQAMEKPSQAAPRAKVSLDAGDMADWHGFVLKLGLKGMAAQLANNCAFDRLDGKQLCLRVDNAGAGMIGSLAERRLQEAVESAVGQPIVLQLEVGDLPAETPAQRDAREKVARQKATEADISADPLVLGMQDTFDAEVVPDSVRQLD
- a CDS encoding YbaB/EbfC family nucleoid-associated protein, which translates into the protein MMKGPMGNLMRQAQKMQADLQKAQEELANAEVTGEAGGGMVKVTMNGRHEVRRVQIDDSLMGDDKEMLEDLVAAACNDATHRIEEHTKERMSGVTSGLNLPPGMKLPF